In Nocardia sp. NBC_00403, one DNA window encodes the following:
- the rplS gene encoding 50S ribosomal protein L19, protein MNTLDFVDEKSLRSDVPDFRPGDTLNVHVKVIEGSKERIQVFKGVVIRRQGGGIRETFTVRKVSFGVGVERTFPVHTPNIDHIEVVTRGDVRRAKLYYLRDLRGKAAKIKEKR, encoded by the coding sequence ATGAACACCCTTGACTTCGTCGACGAAAAGTCGCTGCGCAGCGACGTCCCCGACTTCCGGCCGGGTGACACCCTCAATGTGCACGTGAAGGTCATCGAAGGCTCGAAGGAGCGCATCCAGGTCTTCAAGGGCGTCGTCATTCGGCGCCAGGGCGGCGGCATCCGCGAGACCTTCACCGTCCGCAAGGTGTCGTTCGGTGTCGGCGTGGAGCGCACCTTCCCGGTGCACACCCCGAACATCGACCACATCGAGGTCGTGACCCGCGGTGACGTTCGCCGCGCCAAGCTGTACTACCTGCGCGATCTGCGTGGCAAGGCTGCCAAGATCAAGGAAAAGCGCTGA
- a CDS encoding serine hydrolase domain-containing protein — translation MKSNVDVHGTVAAGFDRVREEFTAVVVEEHGESGAQLAAYMHGRQVVDLWSGPRVAADTLTGLLSVTKGAATLVVALLVQDGMLDLDRTVAGYWPEFAEADKVAITLRQVLTNQSGVIGVDGGFTVAELADDQLIAQRVAGQRPFFRPGAAPGYGGFVTFAILGEVVRSVMGSSIQELFEERIRAPYGLDLYLGLPAALEDRYLPLLPWLATPQIQAAFEANSPGSHSIPGIAYNRRSVDGPPCSSPIPSPRSPPCRRPVTTWCAVTARRIWSGSRPRD, via the coding sequence ATGAAAAGCAATGTCGACGTACACGGCACGGTCGCAGCGGGATTCGACAGGGTGCGAGAGGAATTCACGGCGGTGGTGGTCGAGGAGCACGGCGAATCCGGTGCTCAGCTCGCCGCTTACATGCACGGCAGGCAGGTGGTCGACCTGTGGTCCGGGCCGCGGGTCGCCGCCGACACGCTGACCGGTCTGCTCTCGGTGACCAAGGGTGCGGCGACGCTGGTCGTCGCCCTGCTCGTCCAGGACGGGATGCTCGATCTCGACCGCACCGTCGCCGGGTACTGGCCCGAATTCGCCGAGGCGGACAAGGTCGCGATCACCCTGCGTCAGGTGCTGACCAACCAATCCGGTGTCATCGGGGTGGACGGCGGATTCACTGTTGCCGAACTCGCCGACGACCAGCTGATCGCACAGCGCGTCGCCGGGCAGCGGCCGTTTTTCCGGCCGGGCGCGGCACCAGGCTACGGCGGCTTCGTCACCTTCGCGATCCTGGGTGAGGTGGTGCGCAGCGTCATGGGCAGTTCGATCCAGGAGTTGTTCGAGGAACGCATCAGAGCGCCGTACGGATTGGACTTGTATCTGGGACTGCCTGCCGCGCTGGAGGATCGGTACCTGCCGCTCCTGCCCTGGCTCGCGACACCGCAGATACAGGCGGCGTTCGAGGCGAATTCGCCCGGTTCGCACAGCATTCCCGGCATCGCCTACAACCGGAGATCGGTGGACGGGCCCCCTTGCTCGAGCCCGATACCCTCGCCGCGTTCACCACCCTGCAGACGACCGGTCACGACCTGGTGCGCGGTGACCGCGCGCCGTATCTGGTCGGGTTCGAGGCCAAGGGACTGA
- a CDS encoding DoxX family protein, which produces MNTLNKSRMARIAYLGASGILLTESVVGAYWDLARISYVREVFDRLEYPMYFATILGVAKAAAVAAIVTPGFARAEEWAYAGLTFVYGGAAASHIAVGDEPKAWLGPLGFAGLSLVSWALRPAAAQRRALLRRPAFA; this is translated from the coding sequence ATGAACACCCTGAACAAGAGTCGTATGGCGCGTATTGCGTATCTGGGCGCAAGCGGGATTCTGCTGACCGAATCAGTCGTCGGCGCGTACTGGGATCTCGCCCGAATCTCTTATGTTCGTGAGGTTTTCGATCGTCTGGAATACCCGATGTATTTCGCGACCATCCTGGGCGTCGCCAAGGCCGCCGCGGTCGCGGCGATCGTGACGCCTGGCTTCGCGCGCGCCGAGGAATGGGCCTACGCGGGCCTGACCTTCGTCTATGGCGGCGCTGCTGCCTCGCACATCGCGGTGGGCGATGAGCCGAAGGCGTGGCTGGGACCGCTCGGTTTCGCCGGCCTGAGCCTCGTTTCCTGGGCGCTGCGGCCGGCGGCAGCGCAGCGGCGTGCATTGCTTCGCCGTCCGGCTTTCGCGTGA
- a CDS encoding sigma-70 family RNA polymerase sigma factor: MDEHVLLANRFEAHRAHLTAVAYRMLGSLTEADDAVQEAWLRLDRVDPDAIDNLGGWLTTAVSRVCLDMLRARKSRREDAFETHLPDPIIALDDRTQPEQQAVLADSVGMALLIVLDSLNPAERVTFVLHDMFTVPFDQIAPVVGKSAAAAKMIASRARRRVQGRTPQPDRDLPRQRRLVDAFLTAARSGEFESLLAILDPEVVLRADAGALLPGGIRVLRGAAAVAGQLEVFRRAANAFASHPVLINGFAGLLNTDGDNTISLIAFTTRDGKITAIDLLSDPARLPRLDTIAHGNQ, encoded by the coding sequence GTGGACGAACACGTACTTCTGGCCAACCGCTTCGAGGCGCACCGCGCACATCTGACGGCGGTGGCCTACCGGATGCTCGGTTCGCTGACCGAGGCCGACGATGCGGTGCAGGAAGCCTGGCTGCGACTGGACCGTGTCGATCCCGATGCGATCGACAATCTCGGCGGCTGGCTGACCACAGCGGTCAGCCGGGTGTGCCTGGACATGTTGCGCGCCCGCAAGTCCCGCCGCGAGGACGCCTTCGAGACCCACCTGCCCGACCCCATCATCGCTCTGGACGACCGGACCCAGCCCGAACAGCAAGCGGTGCTTGCGGATTCGGTGGGTATGGCGCTGCTGATCGTGCTGGACTCGCTGAATCCAGCCGAGCGCGTGACATTCGTGCTGCACGACATGTTCACCGTGCCGTTCGACCAGATCGCGCCGGTCGTCGGCAAATCCGCGGCCGCTGCGAAGATGATCGCCAGCCGCGCGCGGCGACGCGTCCAGGGCCGGACGCCACAACCCGATCGCGACCTACCCCGCCAGCGCCGACTGGTCGACGCGTTCCTGACCGCAGCGCGCAGCGGCGAATTCGAGTCACTGCTGGCCATCCTCGACCCCGAGGTGGTTCTGCGTGCCGACGCCGGGGCTCTGCTGCCCGGTGGGATCCGGGTGCTCCGCGGTGCGGCCGCAGTGGCCGGTCAGCTGGAGGTCTTCCGGCGTGCCGCCAATGCGTTCGCCTCCCACCCGGTTCTGATCAACGGATTCGCGGGCCTGCTCAACACCGACGGGGACAACACGATCTCCCTGATCGCCTTCACCACACGCGACGGCAAGATCACCGCAATCGACTTGCTGTCGGACCCGGCCCGCCTCCCCCGCCTCGACACCATCGCCCACGGCAACCAGTAG
- a CDS encoding Tex family protein has translation MTTAPETASAESSPSSDSANHASVNRRIADELEVRESQVRAAVELIDAGSTVPFIARYRKEVTGGLDDAQLRQLDERLHYLRELDERRAAIVESIRSQGKLEPALHQQIMLAETKARLEDIYLPFKPKRRTKAQIAREAGHEPVADALITDPGTDPAQYTAEQLDGARAILVERFAEDADLVGELRELMWNRGRITSAVRPGKEEAGAKFADYFEFSEPFTKLPSHRILALLRGEKEDVLSLQLEPDTEELAPGERSIFEGRIAVQFDIADRGRAADSWLLDTVRWAWRTKLQVSLGIDTRMRLRQAAEKDAVDVFAANLRDLLLAAPAGTRTTMGLDPGYRTGVKVAVVDATGKAVATEVIYPHKPHGQTEKSLAVLGALVARFGVELIAIGNGTASRETDALAVELISRIPENKPTKIVVSEAGASVYSASAYATQELPDMDVSLRGAVSIARRLQDPLAELVKIDPKSIGVGQYQHDVSETLLARSLGAVVEDAVNAVGVDVNTASVPLLSRVSGIAGSVAESIVAHRDQNGPFRSRTALLDVPRLGPKAFEQCAGFLRIRGGDDPLDTSAVHPEAYPVVRRILESTGKGMTELIGNTGTLRALRPAEFTDEKFGVPTVTDIITELEKPGRDPRPEFKTAEFAAGVEKVADLKPGMVLEGVVTNVAAFGAFVDVGVHQDGLVHVSAMSHNFVKDPREVVKSGDVVKVKVLEVDVARQRIGLSLRLDDEPGTPAKGERGDGRSRGQGDRGPGNPGRGGSAGGGQRQNGQGRSQGQGRSQGQGGNQRRNAPAPTGSMADALRRAGFGQ, from the coding sequence GTGACGACAGCGCCCGAGACCGCCAGTGCAGAGTCCAGCCCCAGTTCCGACAGTGCGAACCATGCCAGCGTCAACCGTCGCATCGCCGACGAGCTGGAGGTGCGCGAGAGCCAGGTCCGCGCGGCCGTCGAGCTGATCGACGCAGGCTCGACCGTGCCCTTCATCGCGCGTTACCGCAAGGAGGTGACCGGCGGTCTCGACGACGCGCAGCTGCGCCAGCTCGACGAACGCCTGCACTACCTGCGCGAACTCGACGAGCGCCGGGCCGCGATCGTCGAGTCGATCCGGAGTCAGGGCAAGCTCGAGCCCGCATTGCACCAGCAGATCATGCTTGCCGAGACCAAGGCCAGGCTCGAGGACATCTACCTGCCGTTCAAGCCGAAGCGCCGCACCAAGGCGCAAATCGCGCGCGAGGCAGGCCACGAACCGGTCGCCGACGCGTTGATCACCGATCCAGGCACCGACCCCGCGCAGTACACCGCCGAGCAGCTCGACGGCGCCCGCGCCATCCTGGTCGAACGATTCGCCGAGGACGCCGACCTGGTCGGTGAGCTGCGTGAGCTGATGTGGAACCGCGGTCGGATCACCTCGGCGGTGCGCCCGGGCAAGGAGGAGGCGGGCGCCAAGTTCGCCGACTATTTCGAGTTCAGCGAGCCGTTCACCAAGCTGCCCTCGCACCGGATTCTCGCGTTGCTGCGCGGCGAGAAGGAAGATGTGCTTTCACTGCAGCTGGAGCCGGACACCGAGGAACTCGCGCCGGGTGAGCGCAGCATCTTCGAGGGCCGGATCGCCGTGCAGTTCGATATCGCCGATCGCGGTCGCGCGGCCGACAGCTGGCTGCTGGACACCGTGCGCTGGGCATGGCGCACCAAACTTCAAGTGAGCCTTGGCATCGACACCAGGATGCGGTTGCGGCAGGCCGCCGAGAAGGATGCCGTCGACGTGTTCGCCGCCAACCTGCGCGACCTGCTACTCGCCGCGCCTGCGGGCACCAGGACCACCATGGGCCTCGATCCGGGCTACCGCACCGGGGTGAAGGTCGCCGTCGTCGACGCCACCGGAAAGGCTGTCGCCACCGAGGTCATCTACCCGCACAAGCCGCACGGCCAGACCGAGAAATCGCTCGCTGTGCTGGGTGCGCTGGTCGCCCGGTTCGGCGTCGAGCTGATCGCCATCGGTAACGGCACCGCCTCCCGCGAGACGGATGCGCTTGCCGTCGAACTGATTTCGCGTATTCCGGAGAACAAGCCGACCAAGATCGTGGTGTCCGAGGCGGGTGCCTCGGTGTACTCCGCGTCGGCATACGCCACGCAGGAACTACCCGATATGGATGTGTCGCTGCGCGGCGCGGTGTCGATCGCGCGTCGCCTGCAGGACCCGCTCGCGGAACTGGTGAAAATCGACCCGAAATCCATCGGCGTCGGTCAGTACCAGCATGACGTGTCCGAGACGCTGCTGGCCCGCTCGCTGGGCGCGGTGGTCGAAGACGCGGTGAACGCGGTCGGCGTCGACGTCAACACCGCTTCGGTGCCGCTGTTGTCGCGGGTTTCCGGCATTGCCGGTTCGGTCGCGGAAAGCATTGTGGCGCATCGGGATCAGAACGGCCCGTTCCGCAGCCGCACCGCGCTGCTCGACGTGCCGCGGCTGGGGCCGAAGGCGTTCGAACAGTGCGCGGGCTTCCTGCGCATCCGCGGCGGCGACGACCCGCTCGACACCTCCGCGGTGCACCCCGAGGCGTACCCGGTGGTGCGGCGCATCCTGGAATCGACCGGTAAGGGCATGACCGAACTGATCGGCAACACCGGGACGCTGCGCGCGCTGCGGCCCGCCGAGTTCACCGACGAGAAGTTCGGCGTGCCCACCGTCACCGACATCATCACCGAGCTCGAGAAGCCCGGCCGTGACCCGCGCCCCGAGTTCAAGACGGCCGAATTCGCGGCGGGTGTGGAGAAGGTCGCGGATCTGAAGCCGGGCATGGTGCTGGAGGGCGTGGTCACCAATGTGGCCGCCTTCGGCGCATTCGTCGATGTCGGCGTGCACCAGGACGGTCTCGTGCACGTGTCGGCGATGTCGCACAACTTCGTCAAGGACCCGCGCGAGGTGGTCAAGTCCGGTGACGTGGTCAAGGTGAAGGTGCTCGAAGTCGATGTCGCACGCCAGCGCATCGGGCTGTCATTGCGCCTGGACGACGAGCCGGGCACCCCGGCCAAGGGCGAGCGCGGTGACGGTCGCAGCCGCGGTCAGGGCGATCGTGGTCCTGGTAATCCCGGCCGTGGCGGGTCCGCCGGTGGCGGACAGCGGCAGAATGGTCAGGGTCGGTCGCAGGGACAGGGCCGCAGCCAGGGGCAGGGTGGCAATCAGCGCCGAAATGCGCCCGCGCCGACCGGCTCGATGGCCGACGCCCTGCGCCGGGCCGGTTTCGGACAGTAG
- a CDS encoding AMP-binding protein, whose product MLSIPLPSYASGISDTPLLGDTIGADFDRTVAAHPDREALVDYLSGRRWTYRLLADAIDTLATGLAARGIGKGDRVGIWAPNCPEWFMVQYATAKLGAILVNINPAYRTSELEYVLHQAGVRMLIAARAFKSSDYVAMIEQVRPKCEGLEQVLVFGMPEWDALVQGDIDVDGLARIAATLSTDDPINIQYTSGTTGFPKGATLSHHNILNNGYSVGELCGYTEQDRICVPVPFYHCFGMVMGNLASTSHGAAVVIPAPSFDPIATLQAVAEERCTSLYGVPTMFIDLLTALDSAPADAVPDLSSLRTGIMAGSPCPVEVMKRVIDRMGMREVCICYGMTETSPVSTQTRRDDSIERRTATVGRVGPHLEVKIVDPATGSTVPRGEPGELCTRGYSVMLGYWEQAEKTAEVIDAARWMHTGDIGVMDSDGYLAITGRIKDMVIRGGENIYPREIEEFLYAHPDILDAQVIGVPDPKYGEELMVWIRMRAGAAPLDAEAVRAFCTGRLAHFKIPRYVHIVDEFPMTVTGKVRKAEMRELAKDLLG is encoded by the coding sequence ATGTTGTCGATACCGCTGCCCAGCTATGCGTCGGGCATCTCGGACACGCCCCTGCTCGGTGACACCATCGGCGCCGATTTCGATCGGACGGTGGCCGCTCATCCCGACCGGGAGGCGTTGGTGGACTACTTGTCCGGTCGCCGCTGGACCTATCGTCTGCTCGCCGACGCGATCGACACGCTGGCCACCGGCCTGGCGGCGCGCGGCATCGGCAAGGGTGACCGAGTCGGTATCTGGGCGCCCAACTGCCCGGAGTGGTTCATGGTGCAGTACGCGACGGCGAAGCTCGGCGCGATCCTGGTGAATATCAATCCGGCCTACCGCACCAGCGAATTGGAGTATGTGCTGCACCAAGCCGGGGTGCGAATGCTGATTGCCGCACGCGCCTTCAAATCGTCGGACTACGTCGCGATGATCGAGCAGGTCCGGCCGAAATGCGAAGGGCTGGAGCAGGTACTCGTGTTCGGCATGCCGGAATGGGATGCGTTGGTGCAGGGGGATATCGACGTCGATGGTCTTGCCCGGATTGCGGCGACACTGTCCACCGATGACCCGATCAACATTCAATACACCTCTGGCACAACAGGATTCCCGAAGGGCGCGACGCTCAGTCATCACAACATCCTGAACAACGGCTACTCCGTCGGCGAGCTCTGCGGCTACACCGAGCAGGACCGGATCTGCGTTCCGGTCCCGTTCTACCACTGCTTCGGCATGGTCATGGGCAATCTCGCGAGCACGAGCCACGGTGCGGCGGTGGTGATTCCGGCGCCGTCGTTCGACCCGATCGCGACCCTGCAGGCGGTGGCCGAGGAGCGGTGCACCTCCCTGTACGGGGTGCCGACCATGTTCATCGACCTGCTCACCGCACTGGACAGTGCGCCCGCTGACGCCGTGCCGGACCTCTCGAGCCTGCGCACCGGCATCATGGCCGGCTCGCCGTGCCCGGTCGAGGTGATGAAGCGGGTGATCGACCGCATGGGCATGCGTGAGGTCTGCATCTGTTACGGCATGACGGAAACATCGCCGGTGTCCACCCAGACCCGCCGCGACGACAGCATCGAGCGTCGGACCGCGACCGTCGGCCGGGTCGGGCCGCATCTGGAGGTCAAGATCGTCGATCCGGCAACGGGTTCGACGGTGCCGCGCGGCGAACCCGGCGAACTGTGCACCCGCGGCTACTCGGTGATGCTCGGCTATTGGGAGCAGGCCGAGAAGACCGCCGAGGTGATCGATGCCGCCCGCTGGATGCACACCGGCGATATCGGCGTAATGGACTCCGACGGCTATCTGGCGATCACCGGCCGGATCAAGGACATGGTGATCCGCGGTGGCGAGAACATCTATCCCAGGGAAATCGAGGAGTTTCTCTACGCCCATCCCGACATTCTGGACGCCCAGGTGATCGGTGTCCCCGACCCGAAATACGGTGAGGAGCTGATGGTCTGGATCAGGATGCGTGCGGGCGCGGCGCCGCTGGACGCCGAGGCGGTACGCGCGTTCTGCACAGGCAGGTTGGCGCACTTCAAGATTCCGCGGTATGTACACATCGTCGACGAGTTCCCGATGACCGTCACCGGGAAGGTGCGCAAGGCCGAGATGCGGGAGCTGGCGAAGGACTTGCTGGGGTGA
- a CDS encoding AMP-binding protein gives MSTDLNARVRELLERYDGPDACAAELLCDRHSEAKVAFTVVDADLGSIDLTYGELRERSARFAAALAEQGVGPGDRVATLMAKSVDLVVALLGIWRRGAVHVPLFTAFAPPAIAFRLAASGAVLVIVDADQAGKLAPGADIPADAPWTVVVAGDEVTAQLRFADLLATHSADDPRAMAVAVGGEGLLVQLFTSGTTGTPKGVPIPVRALASFHAYQEFALDVRPEDVFWNAADPGWAYGLYYAILGPLAAGTRSLLLHAGFSPALTWQVLARFGVTNFAAAPTVYRALRAADTVVPAGVSLRRASSAGEPLTPEVVAWSAQHLGVAVRDHYGQTEHGMVICNAWHDELDTTVPIGSMGRQLPGWTCAVLVDDADLEAAPGQLGRVAIDTERSPLLWFLGYLDAPERTAQRYTADGRWYLTGDAGSRDADGFFRFSSRDDDVIIMAGYRIGPFEVESVLVLHEQVAEAAVVGMPDELRGEVLEAFVVLRNGSAGDEDLAEELQRLVKEKFAAHAYPRRVHFVAELPKTPSGKVQRFVLRQQGSK, from the coding sequence ATGAGCACGGACCTGAATGCGCGGGTGCGCGAGCTGCTGGAGCGTTACGACGGGCCCGACGCGTGTGCGGCGGAGCTGTTGTGCGACCGGCATTCGGAGGCCAAGGTCGCGTTCACCGTTGTCGATGCCGACCTCGGCTCGATCGACCTCACCTACGGTGAGCTCCGCGAGCGCTCGGCACGGTTCGCCGCGGCGCTGGCCGAGCAGGGTGTCGGGCCGGGGGATCGGGTCGCGACGCTGATGGCCAAGTCGGTGGATCTGGTGGTTGCCCTGCTCGGTATCTGGCGGCGCGGTGCGGTGCACGTACCGCTGTTCACCGCGTTCGCGCCGCCCGCCATTGCATTCCGATTGGCTGCCAGCGGCGCGGTGCTCGTCATCGTCGATGCCGATCAAGCGGGAAAGCTGGCCCCGGGTGCGGACATTCCGGCCGATGCGCCGTGGACGGTCGTGGTCGCCGGCGACGAGGTGACCGCGCAGCTGCGGTTCGCCGATCTGCTCGCCACGCACTCCGCCGATGATCCACGGGCCATGGCGGTCGCCGTCGGCGGCGAGGGTCTGCTCGTGCAGCTGTTCACCAGCGGCACCACCGGTACGCCGAAGGGCGTCCCGATCCCGGTCCGCGCGCTGGCCTCCTTCCACGCGTATCAAGAGTTCGCGCTGGATGTTCGTCCAGAGGACGTGTTCTGGAATGCCGCTGATCCGGGCTGGGCCTACGGGCTCTATTACGCGATCCTCGGCCCGCTGGCCGCGGGCACGCGCAGTTTGCTGCTGCACGCGGGCTTCTCGCCCGCGCTCACCTGGCAGGTGCTCGCGCGCTTCGGCGTCACCAACTTCGCCGCCGCACCGACGGTGTATCGAGCACTGCGGGCCGCCGACACCGTGGTGCCCGCGGGAGTGTCGCTCCGTCGGGCCTCCTCGGCTGGTGAGCCCCTCACCCCCGAGGTCGTCGCATGGTCCGCGCAGCATCTCGGGGTGGCCGTGCGCGACCACTACGGGCAGACCGAGCACGGCATGGTCATCTGCAACGCCTGGCACGACGAACTGGACACCACGGTGCCGATCGGCTCGATGGGCAGGCAGCTGCCCGGCTGGACCTGCGCGGTGCTCGTGGACGACGCCGACCTCGAAGCGGCGCCGGGACAGCTCGGCCGTGTCGCCATCGACACCGAACGCAGCCCGCTGCTGTGGTTCCTCGGCTACCTCGACGCCCCCGAGCGCACCGCACAGCGCTACACCGCGGACGGGCGCTGGTATCTCACCGGCGATGCGGGCTCGCGGGATGCCGACGGCTTTTTCCGCTTCTCCTCCCGCGACGATGACGTGATCATCATGGCGGGCTACCGAATCGGCCCGTTCGAGGTGGAGAGCGTGCTCGTGCTGCACGAGCAGGTCGCGGAGGCAGCGGTGGTCGGCATGCCGGACGAGCTGCGCGGTGAGGTGCTCGAGGCATTCGTGGTGCTGCGCAACGGCTCCGCGGGCGATGAGGACCTCGCCGAGGAACTGCAGCGGTTGGTCAAGGAGAAGTTCGCCGCGCACGCGTATCCGCGCCGAGTGCATTTCGTGGCAGAGTTGCCCAAGACGCCGAGCGGCAAGGTGCAGCGGTTCGTGCTGCGGCAGCAGGGGAGCAAGTGA
- a CDS encoding response regulator transcription factor, producing the protein MSRLTHTTPLLRPRDGDALRAEIRWVANKAGVPVVFGGEVHNDALLLTEFVGTMTNALRGLSVLRTSGLGGRVMDMRRPASVADYRNASSITHHYDAPVSGEHIRSVVAVPVVVDDHSRAVIYAANRGGSPLGDRTADLVVEAGRRLAAEIAIRDEVDRRIRLLELAAPTPDTAPAVTEELRDIHAELRGMARTAEDEKLRTRLHDVCERLTRVMTGAPTSDAPRLSRRELDVLSQIALGCTNQEAAQRLSLGPETVKSYLRNAMSKLDTHSRHEAVVIARRHGLLP; encoded by the coding sequence GTGAGTCGTTTGACCCACACCACCCCCCTGCTGCGCCCACGCGACGGCGACGCATTGCGCGCCGAAATCCGCTGGGTGGCGAACAAGGCCGGGGTCCCGGTGGTGTTCGGCGGCGAGGTGCACAACGACGCGCTGTTGTTGACGGAGTTCGTCGGCACCATGACCAACGCGCTGCGCGGACTGTCGGTGCTACGTACCTCCGGCCTCGGCGGTCGGGTCATGGACATGCGACGACCAGCGTCGGTCGCCGATTACCGCAACGCGTCCTCGATCACCCATCACTACGACGCGCCGGTCTCCGGCGAGCACATCCGCTCCGTTGTCGCGGTCCCAGTGGTCGTGGACGATCACTCCCGCGCAGTCATCTACGCCGCCAATCGCGGTGGCTCACCGCTCGGTGACCGCACCGCCGATCTCGTGGTCGAGGCCGGTCGGCGGCTCGCCGCCGAGATCGCCATCCGCGACGAGGTGGATCGGCGCATCCGACTGCTCGAGCTGGCCGCGCCGACCCCGGACACCGCACCCGCGGTCACCGAGGAATTGCGCGATATCCATGCCGAACTGCGCGGCATGGCGCGCACGGCCGAGGACGAGAAGCTGCGCACGCGTCTGCACGATGTGTGCGAACGGCTGACCCGCGTCATGACCGGGGCACCGACGTCGGATGCGCCGCGACTATCGCGCCGTGAACTGGACGTGCTGTCTCAGATCGCGCTCGGTTGCACCAATCAGGAAGCCGCACAACGCCTTTCCCTCGGCCCCGAAACGGTGAAGAGCTACCTGCGCAATGCGATGAGCAAGCTCGATACCCATTCACGGCACGAGGCCGTCGTAATCGCCCGCCGCCATGGTCTGCTGCCGTAG
- the trmD gene encoding tRNA (guanosine(37)-N1)-methyltransferase TrmD produces MKLDVVTIFPEYLEPLRTALLGKAIDKGLISLGVHDLRRWTHDVHKSVDDSPYGGGPGMVMKPTIWGDALDEVCPDDALLVVPTPAGVPFTQATAQRWATEQHLVFACGRYEGIDQRVLDDAARRVRVEEVSIGDYVLIGGEAAVLVMTEAVVRLLPGVLGNQQSHQEDSFSDGLLEGPSYTRPVSWRGLEVPPILLSGDHAKVAAWRHEQSLERTRARRPDLLPPD; encoded by the coding sequence CGTTGCGCACCGCGTTGCTCGGCAAGGCGATCGACAAGGGCCTGATCTCCCTCGGTGTGCACGATCTGCGCCGCTGGACGCACGACGTGCACAAGTCCGTCGACGATTCCCCCTACGGCGGTGGGCCCGGCATGGTCATGAAGCCGACCATCTGGGGCGACGCCCTGGACGAGGTCTGCCCCGACGACGCGCTGCTGGTCGTGCCTACTCCCGCCGGTGTCCCGTTCACTCAGGCGACCGCGCAGCGCTGGGCCACCGAGCAGCACCTCGTCTTCGCCTGTGGCCGTTATGAAGGCATCGACCAACGCGTCTTAGATGACGCGGCCCGCCGGGTGCGCGTCGAGGAGGTCAGCATCGGCGACTACGTCCTGATCGGCGGCGAGGCCGCCGTCCTCGTCATGACCGAGGCGGTCGTGCGTCTGCTGCCCGGCGTTCTGGGCAATCAGCAATCACACCAAGAGGATTCGTTCTCCGACGGCCTCCTGGAAGGCCCGAGCTACACCCGCCCGGTGAGCTGGCGCGGACTGGAAGTTCCGCCGATCCTGCTGTCCGGCGACCACGCCAAGGTTGCGGCGTGGCGCCATGAGCAGTCACTCGAACGTACTCGCGCGCGGCGCCCGGATCTGTTGCCGCCGGACTGA